The nucleotide window CGAGCTCCTCCTGCTGCGTGGCGGAGCGCCGCCGTGTCGGCGCGCGAGCTCCCAAGCCATGGCGAGCTCCTCCTGCTGCGGGGCGGGGCGAGGCCGGGCTGGGCACACGCGAGCTTCTGTTGCGGCGTGCGGGGTGAGGCCGGAACAAGCACGTGAGCGACAGAGGCGGCCGCTCTGCATGGCGGGACGAGGCCATGGCGAGCTCCTGTGGCTGCGTGGCAGGACGAGGCCGGGTCGGACGTGAGCGGCGACGTGGCCGAGGCATGCGCGCGAGCTTccgagccatggcggaagtgcaGAATGGCATGCCGCGAGCCCACGCCCACAATGCATCAGCTAGCTAGCGTGGGGCGCCATGCACAGGCCGGCATCCATGCAACTAAGCTAGCTAGCTCGCGTGGATGCTTGTACTGCCCCCGGCAGGGCAAGCGCGGTAGCACGGCGGCGTCCGAGCAGGGCGAGCGCGACGGCGTGGCAGCACCTGTGCCATGGCtgggcgagagagagagaggagagagaaaAAGTATTCCGTGAGTGGTGGCAGGTGGGCCACGCGGTGCCGACAGCGGACGGAGGCAGACGAGAGGGACACAGCAAACGCCCATTTTGTGTCCGTTTTGGACCCAAATGTGTCTTAAATTTAGAATGAAAATGTGTCCACGCGGATATAAAATAGACAAAAAAAATGGGTCGCTGTGTTGGGCCGTTGTTTTTGTCCGCACAGGTCCAAACGGACATGAGAGAACGAAATGGGTCTCTCGTTGGTGTTGCTCTTATATATACTCTCTCTATCTCCTCTAGTACATCACGGAGTTGATGGCAACTGCAAGTTGGCAAAGACAATGATGGcattttcaatttttttcctgAGAGACGGCAGATCGACACAGCTATATTATCCTACACCACAGGGACACGGACCACGCAGCTGGCCCTTCACCACCTGGTTGTCAGTGCCGTTTCCTGCGCTAATAGTTAACCATATGCTTATACCTGCTTGTGGGTATATATTTTCTTTCATCTATATATCATGACGCAAGTGGTAGGCACCAAAATTATTTCCTGCCCCCTCcgtccctctctctctctctgtccgtGTGTGGTATGTGCAAACCCATAGCTCTCCTCAAGGCAGTTTAATCTTCTTCAtcctctctctctgtctctctctctgcGATATGTGCAAAGCCACAGCCCTCGTCAAGGCAGTTTAATCTTCTtcgtcctctctctctctctctgatatGTGTAAACCCACAGCTCTCGTCAAGGCAGTTTAATCTTCTtcgtcctctctctctctctgtttgtGTGTGGTatgttttttttagaaaaggataGTGTGTGGTATGTGCAAACCCATAGCTCTCCTTAAGGCAGTTTAACCTTCTTcatcctctctctttctctctctctctctgtgtagTTGTGTGCGATATGTGCAAAGCCACAGCCCTCGTCAAGGCAGTTTAATCTTCTtcatcctctctctctctctccctctctctctctgtgtgatATGTGCAAACCCACAGCTCTCGTCAAGGCAGTTTAATCTTCTtcgtcctctctctctctctctgtgtttGTGTGTGATATTTGCAAGCCCACAGCCCTCCTCACGGCAGTTtaagcttcttcttcttcctctctctctctctgtgtgtgtgatATGTGCACACCCACAACACTCCTCAGGGCAGtttaacttcttcctctctctctctctctctctctgtctctctttgtgATATGTGCACACCCACGGCCCTCCTCAAGGCAGTTTAATCTTCTtcttgctctctctctctctctctctctctctctctcacacacacacacacacacacacacacagacgcACACAAGGTTAGCTCCTAATTTTAAGAAGCTGCGCAGGCAGGCGCGGACGGTGTCTTCTCTTCCCAACTTGCTTACGGTCAGTCTTCCTAGATCTCAAGGTTCCTGATTAGTTTATGCAAGATCTGGCTGTTTTCAGATGTTAATTCGTAAAATATCCCATACTTATTTTAGGATCCTGTTTTAAAACAACTGTCGTGTTTTGCTAATGAGAAGAAGTAGCAAATCCAATAATAGGCTGCTCCTTCGCATCTCCCTTACTTTCTTAGATCATCAGAAATGGCAACTGAAGAGAAAACCGAAGGAAGCAGCTCCAGCCCCGAATTATCAAAGAAATTTCCATTCATGTTTCTGGAAAAAATTACGAATTGTTTCTCCCAAATATTCTGTAAAGATCCATTTGGAACAGTTTATAAGGTTCGATCTTTTTTCCTCATATTTTTTTTGTCTTTCTCAAAAGTTTGATGATCAAATAGATGCTAATATGTAGAACTTAAATGATCAAACAGGGAACTCTGCCAGATTCTAACAAAAAGATTGCTGTGAAGAAACTTGAGCAAAGCGAAGAAATTCCACGTGACGATTTTGAGAATCAGGTTCAGAGTATTGTGGGGCTTAAACATGAAAACATTGTAGAGTTGGTTGGGTTCTGCAATGAAACACACCAGAACAGTACAGAAAGGTTACTCTGCTATGGATTTGCTCCCGATGAGAACCTTCAACAGCATCTTTTTGGTACCTAACACACCTTGGAAATTCTCTTCTTAATTAATTCCCTTGATGTTTGCATGACTTGGAGTTTAGGAGTTTGGACGTGTTTACATTCTTTATCTTCTAATTTCTTTAGCTTTTACCCTGATATATACAGGGACTGAAGAGACGGAGGATTCTTCTTCGACTGAACCTAGTAACAACTGGAACACATGCTTCAAAATAATCAAGGGGATTTGCCAGGGTTTACTTTTTCTACACAAGCAGTTAGATAATAATCCCATTACCCATATGGATCTTAACCTGAAAAATATATGGTTGGATAAAACAATGGTGCCCAGAATTGCCAATGTTGAACTCTCCAGAATCTTTAGCCATGAACAGATCACAAAGGAATCATGGTAAGCTAATCACAAATTTTGACATTATTAGTTTGTTCCTTTATTGTTGTAAATGACGGTTTCACCTCTTTGTAATTCATTCTAACTCTCGGTGCCAATAATATTCAGTGGATACATGGCTCCAGAATATATAAACGACACTCGCAATGCCATGTCATTTCAAACAGACATATATAGTTTAGGTGTAATGATAATACAAATCACCACAGGGGAGAAGAGTCGTGGCAAAATGGAGGACCGTGCCTCAAGGAGTTACATTGATAAAGTAAGAAAATAAATTACTTTATGTTTAATTTTGAGGATGAAACTTAGTAGGCTATGTTTATTGTTTGTATATTATCACTAGTTAATAATCATAATTTTAATTCTGCATACAGATACGTAGAAAGTGGACAGCAGAACACATAGCATCCAAGTACTCATCGTTGGATTCAGAATGCCTCCATCAAGTACATGCATGCATAAAAACTGGGCTAGAATGTGCAGATTGATCAGAAAAATAGGCCTTCCATAGAGGAAATTGTTGACAGGCTCAACACAATCTGAAAGGCAGATGAGCTATGGAAGCAGAGTGACACATGTTTTGAGATGATCTAATTTCACAAAGATGCGGAGAAGACGCTTGGTAGTCTTTTTGAAGGCCATGTTTGACAAATCCATTGTTGAATATACTCTTGTGTATATTCAATCTGTACCGGTATATTCCCTAAAAACACAAACATGTCATGTTCAATTATGTTTGTATCATTTTACTTCAAACTTGTGCATACTTACATTTGAACTACCATTTGGGTTTGTTTCCGTATTTACCCTTTGAATGGAAAAATCATGTCAATTGTGAGTGCACAATTGAACATGTAGTCCAGTCCATAGGTAGCACAGTTGAACTACCACTAGGTTCACTCATTCCAGTccgtatgtagtctatattgaaATATCTAAAACAAATTATAATTACGAATGGAGGGAGTACGGTTTAAATATTTTCCATGTTTTTTATGTAGCTAATGTAAGTGATTGACGCTAGGAACacacatccacacaaacacacacaaagAATTAATTGCAACCACGGAAGAAAAGAAGTCTACGCAcagccgccgccaccacccaAACCCTAAGTCGCCGCCTCTACCTCCCTGTCCTCCCAGCCTTCTCAGCTGCTAGAGACTAGTGGCCAGACTAAGCCCTGATACAAGTTGATGTAGGTGGCGGCCAGGAGAGCTCTAGCACTCTGCTATGCTATAGTAGCCTTCCGCGAGTTGCATTCTATGGGTGGCGGCTTGAGGTAGACGGTATGATTGTACAATGACATAAACAGTGTATTCGATTGTGTCGATGGTCTCTAGTGGCGAGGTGTCGGTGGTTGCGATCTCATCTGCTTGTACATGGGAACCTTATGCATCCCAATGAGGTGGTCCATGCTTCCACACTCGGGTGATGCTGTCTCCTGCACTTCTAGGCCATTGCCCCGACGGGCTGGAGGGTCCAGGACCTTCAAGCCTGATGGCTATGGCGAG belongs to Triticum urartu cultivar G1812 chromosome 7, Tu2.1, whole genome shotgun sequence and includes:
- the LOC125522560 gene encoding cysteine-rich receptor-like protein kinase 26, which encodes MATEEKTEGSSSSPELSKKFPFMFLEKITNCFSQIFCKDPFGTVYKGTLPDSNKKIAVKKLEQSEEIPRDDFENQVQSIVGLKHENIVELVGFCNETHQNSTERLLCYGFAPDENLQQHLFGTEETEDSSSTEPSNNWNTCFKIIKGICQGLLFLHKQLDNNPITHMDLNLKNIWLDKTMVPRIANVELSRIFSHEQITKESCGYMAPEYINDTRNAMSFQTDIYSLGVMIIQITTGEKSRGKMEDRASRSYIDKIRRKWTAEHIASKYSSLDSECLHQVHACIKTGLECAD